One window from the genome of Cryobacterium sp. GrIS_2_6 encodes:
- a CDS encoding recombinase family protein, whose amino-acid sequence MQGIDTSSITGRMFFQILGSIAEFEHALMSERTRDGLAAARARGRTGEQKPKLGPRQARLARKMYEEKNYDGKRAHTVQHIAEEFGVTRPTIYRHLAKP is encoded by the coding sequence ATGCAGGGCATCGACACGTCCAGCATCACCGGGCGGATGTTTTTCCAGATCCTTGGCTCGATTGCCGAATTCGAACACGCCCTAATGTCTGAACGCACCCGTGACGGGCTGGCCGCGGCCCGGGCCCGAGGGAGGACCGGCGAGCAGAAACCCAAGCTCGGACCCCGCCAGGCCAGACTGGCGCGCAAGATGTATGAAGAGAAAAACTACGACGGCAAACGAGCCCACACCGTCCAGCACATCGCCGAGGAATTCGGAGTCACCCGACCCACGATCTACCGACACCTGGCCAAACCATGA
- a CDS encoding cysteine hydrolase family protein, with translation MSTGIVVIDIQNDYFPGGAYPLTGSLSAAVIARGVLDTARAIGTPVIHFRHLATEPDATFFVPGTVGAEIYPLLAPVATEHHLTKGSPNAFIGTGLEQLLRDEDIDHLVIMGMMSSMCIDATARAALDLGLIVTVVHDACAAPDFEFQGTEVPGASVQAAFMAALRDAGAEVLAAADLHLAPLSAH, from the coding sequence ATGAGCACTGGAATTGTGGTCATTGACATTCAGAACGACTACTTCCCCGGGGGTGCATATCCCCTCACCGGGAGTCTGTCGGCCGCGGTCATCGCCCGGGGCGTCCTCGACACGGCCCGCGCCATCGGCACCCCCGTCATCCACTTCCGGCACCTCGCCACCGAACCAGATGCGACATTCTTCGTCCCCGGGACCGTGGGGGCCGAGATCTACCCGCTCCTGGCGCCGGTGGCGACCGAACACCACTTGACCAAAGGCTCCCCGAACGCCTTCATCGGCACCGGACTCGAACAGCTGCTTAGGGACGAGGACATCGACCACCTCGTCATCATGGGCATGATGAGCAGCATGTGCATCGACGCCACCGCCCGGGCCGCGCTCGACCTCGGCTTGATCGTCACCGTCGTGCACGACGCCTGCGCCGCACCCGACTTCGAGTTCCAAGGCACCGAGGTTCCCGGGGCATCCGTCCAGGCCGCCTTCATGGCCGCGCTCCGCGACGCGGGTGCTGAGGTGCTCGCCGCCGCCGACCTCCACCTCGCTCCGCTCTCGGCACACTAA
- a CDS encoding glucose PTS transporter subunit IIA, with translation MASKPAADIVQSIGGAGNVVGLTHCATRLRFQLKDASGIDQKAVEAIPVVLGAVPQTGERYQVVIGGAVETVYNDIMALPEMKKLGSDRGSGDSIADMKAAGKAKGPRGKFAGLDTFFEVLSDSFRPILGALLGASLFITFMALMATLGVIPAWNAPGVTLDPSWQFVNLMWQGVFVFLPLMVAYNASKRMGADPWVGFGIMAVVMLPGFTALGKTDGAASVFGGHASVVQIFGLPLTVFDYSSQVFPPLLMAGVLAALTVLLKKIIPSSVQLIFVPFISMLIMIPLTAFLIGPIGVYGGAGLGNFLKSINDFSPFIFAVVIPLAYPFMVPLGLHWPLNAIMLLNIQSLGFDFIQGPMGAWNFACFGATAGVLFLAIREKDRLMKQTATGALAAGLLGGISEPSLYGIHLRFKRIYPRMLIGCLVGGVIIGLGGGVKTSAFVFTSLLTIPAFNNIPLYTIAIAAAFFTAMILVILSGYQTPEQKAEVAAQVDADEAAESKKATAGSHIAAPVLATAVVSGTDAATGARTGSATALATLLATIGSPVAGIVVPLDEVPDPVFSKGIVGPGVGVDPTGDTVYAPAAGKVLVAQPTGHAFGLLLDSGVELLIHVGIDTVNLAGKGFDVKVAAGDRVEAGTPLVTFDRALIEAAGYSLVTPVLVTNAKKFGSIDQAASGHVQVGSPLIKVAVK, from the coding sequence GTGGCGTCGAAACCTGCTGCAGACATTGTTCAAAGTATTGGAGGTGCCGGGAACGTAGTTGGTCTGACTCACTGCGCAACTCGACTTCGTTTCCAATTGAAGGACGCGTCCGGCATCGATCAGAAGGCCGTCGAGGCCATCCCGGTGGTCCTGGGTGCTGTTCCCCAGACCGGGGAACGTTACCAGGTTGTTATCGGCGGAGCTGTCGAGACCGTCTACAACGACATTATGGCGCTACCCGAGATGAAGAAGCTCGGTAGCGACAGGGGCAGCGGCGACTCCATCGCTGACATGAAGGCCGCGGGGAAGGCGAAGGGTCCGCGCGGCAAGTTCGCCGGGCTCGACACGTTCTTCGAGGTTCTGTCGGACTCGTTCCGGCCGATCCTCGGTGCGCTGCTGGGCGCGTCGCTGTTCATTACATTCATGGCCTTGATGGCGACCCTCGGTGTCATCCCGGCCTGGAACGCGCCCGGCGTCACCCTTGATCCGTCCTGGCAGTTCGTGAACCTGATGTGGCAGGGCGTCTTCGTCTTCCTGCCGCTGATGGTGGCATACAACGCCTCCAAGCGGATGGGCGCCGACCCCTGGGTCGGCTTCGGAATCATGGCCGTCGTCATGCTCCCCGGCTTCACGGCCCTGGGCAAGACCGATGGTGCGGCGTCCGTTTTCGGCGGCCACGCATCCGTCGTGCAGATCTTCGGACTGCCGTTGACGGTATTCGACTACAGCTCGCAGGTGTTCCCGCCCCTGCTGATGGCCGGAGTGCTCGCCGCCCTGACCGTGCTCTTGAAGAAGATCATCCCGTCCAGCGTCCAGCTGATCTTCGTGCCGTTCATCAGCATGCTCATCATGATCCCGCTGACCGCCTTCCTCATCGGCCCGATCGGTGTGTACGGCGGAGCCGGACTCGGTAACTTCCTCAAGTCGATCAACGATTTCTCGCCGTTCATCTTCGCGGTCGTCATCCCGCTGGCCTACCCGTTCATGGTTCCGCTCGGCCTGCACTGGCCGCTGAACGCGATCATGCTGCTCAACATCCAGTCCCTCGGATTTGACTTCATCCAGGGCCCGATGGGCGCCTGGAACTTCGCGTGCTTCGGTGCGACCGCCGGTGTGCTCTTCCTCGCCATTCGCGAGAAGGACCGCTTGATGAAGCAGACCGCGACAGGCGCTCTCGCTGCCGGTCTCCTCGGCGGCATCTCCGAACCGTCTCTCTACGGAATCCATCTCCGCTTCAAGCGCATCTACCCGCGCATGCTCATCGGTTGCCTCGTCGGTGGCGTCATCATCGGGCTCGGCGGCGGCGTCAAGACCAGCGCTTTCGTCTTCACCTCGCTGTTGACCATCCCCGCCTTCAACAACATCCCGCTGTACACGATCGCCATCGCTGCAGCCTTCTTCACCGCGATGATCCTCGTGATCCTCTCCGGCTACCAGACGCCGGAACAGAAGGCGGAAGTTGCCGCCCAGGTCGACGCCGACGAAGCCGCGGAGAGCAAGAAGGCCACAGCCGGTTCGCACATCGCAGCGCCGGTCCTCGCTACCGCGGTAGTCTCCGGAACCGATGCCGCAACTGGTGCCAGAACGGGCTCGGCGACCGCACTGGCCACCCTCCTGGCCACGATCGGTTCGCCCGTCGCCGGTATCGTCGTTCCGCTCGACGAGGTTCCTGACCCCGTGTTCAGTAAGGGGATCGTCGGGCCCGGCGTCGGAGTGGATCCGACCGGGGACACCGTATATGCACCCGCTGCGGGCAAGGTCCTCGTCGCCCAGCCGACCGGTCACGCCTTCGGCTTGCTGCTCGACAGCGGCGTCGAACTGCTCATCCACGTGGGCATCGACACCGTGAACCTGGCCGGTAAGGGCTTCGACGTCAAGGTCGCCGCGGGCGACAGGGTCGAAGCAGGCACCCCGCTGGTGACCTTCGACCGTGCGCTGATCGAAGCGGCCGGCTACTCGCTGGTGACCCCGGTACTCGTTACCAACGCCAAAAAGTTCGGTTCGATTGACCAGGCAGCGTCCGGCCACGTTCAGGTCGGAAGCCCACTCATCAAGGTTGCCGTCAAGTAA